A portion of the Punica granatum isolate Tunisia-2019 chromosome 7, ASM765513v2, whole genome shotgun sequence genome contains these proteins:
- the LOC116214897 gene encoding probable voltage-gated potassium channel subunit beta, whose protein sequence is MQYKNLGRSGLKVSQLSYGAWVSFGNQLDVKEAKALLQCCRDHGVNFFDNAEVYANGRAEEIMGQAIRELGWKRSDLVVSTKIFWGGPGPNDKGLSRKHIVEGTKASLKRLDMDYIDVIYCHRPDISTPIEETVRAMNYVIDQGWAFYWGTSEWSAQQITEAWGIAERLDLMGPVVEQPEYNLLSRHKVESEYLPLYQNYGLGLTTWSPLASGVLTGKYSKGTIPPDSRFALENYKNLASRSLVDDVLKKVNGLKPIADELGVPLPQLAIAWCAANPNVSSVITGATKESQIQENMKAIDVIPLLTPAVMEKIEAVVQSKPKRPDSFR, encoded by the exons ATGCAGTACAAGAATCTGGGCCGGTCGGGGCTGAAGGTGAGCCAGCTCTCGTACGGCGCATGGGTCAGCTTCGGGAACCAGCTTGACGTGAAGGAGGCCAAGGCCCTGCTCCAGTGCTGCCGTGACCACGGCGTCAACTTCTTCGACAACGCCGAGGTCTACGCCAACGGCCGCGCCGAGGAGATCATGGGCCAGGCCATCCGCGAGCTCGGTTGGAAGCGCTCCGACCTCGTCGTCTCCACCAAGATCTTCTGGGGCGGCCCCGGCCCCAACGACAAGGGCCTCTCCCGGAAGCACATCGTCGAGGGCACCAAGGCCTCCCTCAAGCGCCTCGACATGGACTACATCGACGTCATCTACTGTCACAG GCCTGATATCTCGACTCCAATCGAAGAGACGGTGAGAGCTATGAACTATGTGATCGACCAGGGGTGGGCTTTTTATTGGGGGACTAGCGAGTGGTCGGCCCAGCAGATCACGGAGGCTTGGGGGATTGCCGAGAGGCTCGATTTGATGGGACCCGTAGTTGAACAGCCGGAATATAATTTGTTGTCTAGGCACAAG GTTGAGTCCGAATATCTTCCTTTATACCAAAATTACGGGTTAGGTCTGACTACCTGGAGCCCACTTGCATCTGGTGTGCTCACAGGAAAATACAGCAAGGGAACTATTCCTCCTGATAGCCGCTTTGCATTGGAAAATTACAAG AATCTTGCGAGCCGCTCACTGGTTGATGATGTGCTGAAGAAGGTCAATGGACTGAAACCAATTGCAGATGAACTCGGAGTTCCATTACCTCAGCTGGCAATTGCATGGTGTGCTGCTAATCCTAATGTCTCATCAGTCATCACTGGTGCGACAAAGGAGTCCCAG ATCCaggagaacatgaaggcgatTGATGTCATCCCCTTGCTGACACCTGCGGTGATGGAGAAGATTGAGGCCGTGGTCCAGAGTAAGCCGAAACGTCCCGATTCGTTTAGGTGA
- the LOC116215345 gene encoding purple acid phosphatase 23 isoform X1, whose translation MKYDNQWRHYLMMLLVISSAAAASEVGSGNVHIPTTLEGPFEPVTRRFDPALRRGSDDLPMDHPRLKKKVTGMTPEQVALALSAAPTSVWVSWITGDAQIGSDVKPLDPSSVASEVWYGKASGNYTSTQKGVAAVYDQLYPFEGLQNYTSGIIHHVKLEGLIPGAKYYFKCGDSSIPAMSEEHSFETMPPVSPNMYPSRIAVIGDLGLTSNSSTTIDHVMRNDPSLVLMVGDLSYANQYLTTGGKGASCFSCEFPDAPIRETYQPRWDGWGRFMEPLISRVPMMVVEGNHEIEPQVAEITFKSYSTRFAVPSEESGSNSSFYYSFNAGGIHVVMLGAYIDYNQTGIQYTWLKEDLSRVDHNITPWLVAAWHPPWYNSYSSHYQEFECMRQEMEALLYEYKVDIVFSGHVHAYERMNRVYNYTLDPCGPVYITVGDGGNIEQVDVDHADDPGKCPSPGDNMPEFGGVCHLNFSSGPAKGKFCWSRQPEWSAYRESSFGHGVLEVINSTYALWSWHRNQGAYKEDEPGDQIFIVRQPESCMPVLKEESGPPQVQAGNEVATLSIKSAWLLLSIFSLVIFRIW comes from the exons ATGAAGTACGATAATCAATGGAGACACTATCTGATGATGTTGCTGGTCATATCATCAGCAGCTGCGGCATCCGAGGTTGGGAGCGGAAATGTCCACATACCCACCACGTTGGAGGGCCCGTTTGAACCCGTGACCCGGAGATTCGATCCGGCACTGCGTCGGGGCAGCGATGACTTGCCGATGGACCATCCAAGACTGAAGAAGAAAGTGACCGGAATGACCCCGGAGCAGGTCGCCCTGGCGCTCTCCGCTGCGCCTACCTCGGTGTGGGTCTCTTGGATCACTG GGGACGCACAGATCGGTTCGGATGTGAAGCCGCTTGATCCTTCGTCTGTTGCCAGTGAAGTTTGGTATGGTAAAGCAAGTGGGAACTATACGAGCACACAGAAGGGGGTTGCAGCTGTTTACGATCAGCTTTACCCGTTTGAGGGGCTCCAGAACTACACCTCTGGAATCATTCACCATGTAAAGTTGGAAG GACTAATACCAGGAGCGAAGTATTACTTTAAATGCGGGGATAGCTCTATTCCGGCCATGAGCGAAGAGCACAGTTTTGAAACTATGCCTCCAGTTAGCCCAAACATGTACCCAAGTCGTATAGCAGTTATCGGAGACTTGGGCCTCACAAGCAATTCATCAACAACTATCGATCATGTTATGAGGAACGACCCCTCATTGGTTCTGATGGTAGGGGATTTGAGCTACGCAAATCAGTACCTTACAACTGGCGGCAAAGGAGCTTCCTGCTTCTCGTGTGAATTTCCTGATGCACCTATCAGAGAGACGTACCAACCTCGATGGGACGGATGGGGAAG GTTCATGGAGCCATTGATCTCCAGAGTACCTATGATGGTCGTGGAAGGCAACCACGAGATTGAGCCTCAAGTTGCCGAAATAACTTTCAAATCGTACTCAACAAGGTTCGCAGTTCCCTCAGAGGAGAGTGGCTCCAACAGCAGCTTCTACTACTCCTTCAATGCCGGAGGAATTCATGTTGTTATGCTCGGAGCGTACATCGATTACAACCAAACTG GCATACAGTATACATGGCTAAAGGAAGATTTGAGCCGAGTGGACCACAACATTACGCCGTGGCTCGTGGCTGCATGGCATCCCCCCTGGTACAATAGCTACTCATCACATTACCAAGAATTTGAGTGCATGAGGCAGGAGATGGAGGCTCTGCTTTATGAATATAAAGTCGATATTGTTTTCTCTGGACAC GTTCATGCTTACGAGCGGATGAACAGAGTATATAATTACACGCTAGATCCATGTGGGCCTGTCTACATAACGGTTGGAGACGGTGGGAATATTGAGCAAGTGGATGTAGATCATGCAGATGACCCTGGAAAATGCCCTTCGCCTGGGGACAACATGCCAGAATTCGGAGGGGTTTGCCATTTGAATTTCTCTTCTGGGCCTGCAAAAGGCAAGTTTTGCTGGAGCAGGCAACCTGAGTGGAGCGCATACCGAGAAAGTAGCTTCGGGCACGGAGTACTTGAG GTCATTAACTCAACATATGCGTTATGGAGCTGGCATAGAAATCAGGGTGCATACAAGGAAGATGAGCCAGGCGATCAGATATTCATTGTCCGACAACCCGAATCGTGCATGCCGGTTCTCAAA GAAGAAAGCGGGCCTCCCCAAGTTCAGGCTGGAAACGAAGTTGCAACCCTGTCGATAAAATCTGCATGGCTATTGCTGTCAATATTTTCTCTGGTTATCTTTCGCATTTGGTGA
- the LOC116215345 gene encoding purple acid phosphatase 23 isoform X2, producing MKYDNQWRHYLMMLLVISSAAAASEVGSGNVHIPTTLEGPFEPVTRRFDPALRRGSDDLPMDHPRLKKKVTGMTPEQVALALSAAPTSVWVSWITGDAQIGSDVKPLDPSSVASEVWYGKASGNYTSTQKGVAAVYDQLYPFEGLQNYTSGIIHHVKLEGLIPGAKYYFKCGDSSIPAMSEEHSFETMPPVSPNMYPSRIAVIGDLGLTSNSSTTIDHVMRNDPSLVLMVGDLSYANQYLTTGGKGASCFSCEFPDAPIRETYQPRWDGWGRFMEPLISRVPMMVVEGNHEIEPQVAEITFKSYSTRFAVPSEESGSNSSFYYSFNAGGIHVVMLGAYIDYNQTGIQYTWLKEDLSRVDHNITPWLVAAWHPPWYNSYSSHYQEFECMRQEMEALLYEYKVDIVFSGHVHAYERMNRVYNYTLDPCGPVYITVGDGGNIEQVDVDHADDPGKCPSPGDNMPEFGGVCHLNFSSGPAKGKFCWSRQPEWSAYRESSFGHGVLEVINSTYALWSWHRNQGAYKEDEPGDQIFIVRQPESCMPVLKKAGLPKFRLETKLQPCR from the exons ATGAAGTACGATAATCAATGGAGACACTATCTGATGATGTTGCTGGTCATATCATCAGCAGCTGCGGCATCCGAGGTTGGGAGCGGAAATGTCCACATACCCACCACGTTGGAGGGCCCGTTTGAACCCGTGACCCGGAGATTCGATCCGGCACTGCGTCGGGGCAGCGATGACTTGCCGATGGACCATCCAAGACTGAAGAAGAAAGTGACCGGAATGACCCCGGAGCAGGTCGCCCTGGCGCTCTCCGCTGCGCCTACCTCGGTGTGGGTCTCTTGGATCACTG GGGACGCACAGATCGGTTCGGATGTGAAGCCGCTTGATCCTTCGTCTGTTGCCAGTGAAGTTTGGTATGGTAAAGCAAGTGGGAACTATACGAGCACACAGAAGGGGGTTGCAGCTGTTTACGATCAGCTTTACCCGTTTGAGGGGCTCCAGAACTACACCTCTGGAATCATTCACCATGTAAAGTTGGAAG GACTAATACCAGGAGCGAAGTATTACTTTAAATGCGGGGATAGCTCTATTCCGGCCATGAGCGAAGAGCACAGTTTTGAAACTATGCCTCCAGTTAGCCCAAACATGTACCCAAGTCGTATAGCAGTTATCGGAGACTTGGGCCTCACAAGCAATTCATCAACAACTATCGATCATGTTATGAGGAACGACCCCTCATTGGTTCTGATGGTAGGGGATTTGAGCTACGCAAATCAGTACCTTACAACTGGCGGCAAAGGAGCTTCCTGCTTCTCGTGTGAATTTCCTGATGCACCTATCAGAGAGACGTACCAACCTCGATGGGACGGATGGGGAAG GTTCATGGAGCCATTGATCTCCAGAGTACCTATGATGGTCGTGGAAGGCAACCACGAGATTGAGCCTCAAGTTGCCGAAATAACTTTCAAATCGTACTCAACAAGGTTCGCAGTTCCCTCAGAGGAGAGTGGCTCCAACAGCAGCTTCTACTACTCCTTCAATGCCGGAGGAATTCATGTTGTTATGCTCGGAGCGTACATCGATTACAACCAAACTG GCATACAGTATACATGGCTAAAGGAAGATTTGAGCCGAGTGGACCACAACATTACGCCGTGGCTCGTGGCTGCATGGCATCCCCCCTGGTACAATAGCTACTCATCACATTACCAAGAATTTGAGTGCATGAGGCAGGAGATGGAGGCTCTGCTTTATGAATATAAAGTCGATATTGTTTTCTCTGGACAC GTTCATGCTTACGAGCGGATGAACAGAGTATATAATTACACGCTAGATCCATGTGGGCCTGTCTACATAACGGTTGGAGACGGTGGGAATATTGAGCAAGTGGATGTAGATCATGCAGATGACCCTGGAAAATGCCCTTCGCCTGGGGACAACATGCCAGAATTCGGAGGGGTTTGCCATTTGAATTTCTCTTCTGGGCCTGCAAAAGGCAAGTTTTGCTGGAGCAGGCAACCTGAGTGGAGCGCATACCGAGAAAGTAGCTTCGGGCACGGAGTACTTGAG GTCATTAACTCAACATATGCGTTATGGAGCTGGCATAGAAATCAGGGTGCATACAAGGAAGATGAGCCAGGCGATCAGATATTCATTGTCCGACAACCCGAATCGTGCATGCCGGTTCTCAAA AAAGCGGGCCTCCCCAAGTTCAGGCTGGAAACGAAGTTGCAACCCTGTCGATAA
- the LOC116215345 gene encoding purple acid phosphatase 23 isoform X3 has translation MKYDNQWRHYLMMLLVISSAAAASEVGSGNVHIPTTLEGPFEPVTRRFDPALRRGSDDLPMDHPRLKKKVTGMTPEQVALALSAAPTSVWVSWITGDAQIGSDVKPLDPSSVASEVWYGKASGNYTSTQKGVAAVYDQLYPFEGLQNYTSGIIHHVKLEGLIPGAKYYFKCGDSSIPAMSEEHSFETMPPVSPNMYPSRIAVIGDLGLTSNSSTTIDHVMRNDPSLVLMVGDLSYANQYLTTGGKGASCFSCEFPDAPIRETYQPRWDGWGRFMEPLISRVPMMVVEGNHEIEPQVAEITFKSYSTRFAVPSEESGSNSSFYYSFNAGGIHVVMLGAYIDYNQTGIQYTWLKEDLSRVDHNITPWLVAAWHPPWYNSYSSHYQEFECMRQEMEALLYEYKVDIVFSGHVHAYERMNRVYNYTLDPCGPVYITVGDGGNIEQVDVDHADDPGKCPSPGDNMPEFGGVCHLNFSSGPAKGKFCWSRQPEWSAYRESSFGHGVLEAGH, from the exons ATGAAGTACGATAATCAATGGAGACACTATCTGATGATGTTGCTGGTCATATCATCAGCAGCTGCGGCATCCGAGGTTGGGAGCGGAAATGTCCACATACCCACCACGTTGGAGGGCCCGTTTGAACCCGTGACCCGGAGATTCGATCCGGCACTGCGTCGGGGCAGCGATGACTTGCCGATGGACCATCCAAGACTGAAGAAGAAAGTGACCGGAATGACCCCGGAGCAGGTCGCCCTGGCGCTCTCCGCTGCGCCTACCTCGGTGTGGGTCTCTTGGATCACTG GGGACGCACAGATCGGTTCGGATGTGAAGCCGCTTGATCCTTCGTCTGTTGCCAGTGAAGTTTGGTATGGTAAAGCAAGTGGGAACTATACGAGCACACAGAAGGGGGTTGCAGCTGTTTACGATCAGCTTTACCCGTTTGAGGGGCTCCAGAACTACACCTCTGGAATCATTCACCATGTAAAGTTGGAAG GACTAATACCAGGAGCGAAGTATTACTTTAAATGCGGGGATAGCTCTATTCCGGCCATGAGCGAAGAGCACAGTTTTGAAACTATGCCTCCAGTTAGCCCAAACATGTACCCAAGTCGTATAGCAGTTATCGGAGACTTGGGCCTCACAAGCAATTCATCAACAACTATCGATCATGTTATGAGGAACGACCCCTCATTGGTTCTGATGGTAGGGGATTTGAGCTACGCAAATCAGTACCTTACAACTGGCGGCAAAGGAGCTTCCTGCTTCTCGTGTGAATTTCCTGATGCACCTATCAGAGAGACGTACCAACCTCGATGGGACGGATGGGGAAG GTTCATGGAGCCATTGATCTCCAGAGTACCTATGATGGTCGTGGAAGGCAACCACGAGATTGAGCCTCAAGTTGCCGAAATAACTTTCAAATCGTACTCAACAAGGTTCGCAGTTCCCTCAGAGGAGAGTGGCTCCAACAGCAGCTTCTACTACTCCTTCAATGCCGGAGGAATTCATGTTGTTATGCTCGGAGCGTACATCGATTACAACCAAACTG GCATACAGTATACATGGCTAAAGGAAGATTTGAGCCGAGTGGACCACAACATTACGCCGTGGCTCGTGGCTGCATGGCATCCCCCCTGGTACAATAGCTACTCATCACATTACCAAGAATTTGAGTGCATGAGGCAGGAGATGGAGGCTCTGCTTTATGAATATAAAGTCGATATTGTTTTCTCTGGACAC GTTCATGCTTACGAGCGGATGAACAGAGTATATAATTACACGCTAGATCCATGTGGGCCTGTCTACATAACGGTTGGAGACGGTGGGAATATTGAGCAAGTGGATGTAGATCATGCAGATGACCCTGGAAAATGCCCTTCGCCTGGGGACAACATGCCAGAATTCGGAGGGGTTTGCCATTTGAATTTCTCTTCTGGGCCTGCAAAAGGCAAGTTTTGCTGGAGCAGGCAACCTGAGTGGAGCGCATACCGAGAAAGTAGCTTCGGGCACGGAGTACTTGAG GCAGGTCATTAA